The DNA window CTTCGCCCAGCAACGAGCGTAGCAACAACAATTATCAATCATTGCTCACAAAACGGGTTAGAAGGGCTTCGCCCAACAATGAGCCACAGGCGACAACAAGCATAACAATCAGCGAAGCGGAACAATAGAATTACTAGTTTTCGGTTAACCATGCGGTAGTTATATCAATACTCCGCAGTGATTTTAGTCAAAGTTGTTTGCTGGTTATCAGTTATTTACGAATTTAAAAACTATTTAATTGGGTGTTTGGGCGTAAAACCGACACACTTTTAAAAATAAATTGAGTAAGCAATCTTAATATAAAACACTGATTAACTTCGTTGAGCTCACAAGTTCGGTTTACAGCATTTAACAAGGTAAACATTTACTCGAATCAGCTATCGACTATCGACTAAATACTATGGACTATTGTATATATAACACCCACTACTTCACTCCCTCTTCAGTTTGCAATTGCTTGTCATACAGCTCCTTATAAGCTCCATTTTGTTTAATCAACTCTTCGTGGTTGCCCTGTTCTACAATGACCCCATCGTCGAGCACCAAAATTTTATCGGCAAGCTTTGCCGATGACACCCGGTGCGAGATAATGATAGAAGTACGGTCTTTCATAATGCGTTTGAGGCTGTTCAAAATAGCGTTTTCGGTCTTGGTATCTACTGCCGAAAGGCTGTCGTCCAAAATCAAAATCTTGGGCTCGCGTACAATGGCGCGGGCAATAGACAAACGTTGTTTTTGTCCTCCCGAAAGGGTAATGCCCCGCTCGCCAATGCGGGTGTCGTATTGATGCTTGAAATCTAAAATATTATGGTGCAAGTCGGCATCTTTGGCAGCTTGTTCTACTTGCTCTTGGGTGAGTCCGCTGGTGCCAAAAGTAATGTTGTCTTTGATGCTGTCAGAAAACAAAAACACATCTTGTGGCACATAGCCAATTTGTTGGCGCAAAGTGGGTATGTTATAGTCTTTGATGTTGCGCCCGTCTATCAACACCTCGCCCTGGTGGGTGTCGTACATACGGGTAACCAGCGCCGCTACCGTACTTTTGCCCGACCCAGTAGTACCCAAAATAGCCAGCGTTTCTCCACTTTTGATGTCAAACGATACTTTTTTCAAGGCATTGATGCCCGAATCGGGGTAAATAAAATCAACGTTTTTAAAACTAATTTCACCCACTAATTCAGCTTCTATATTTTTTTCTGAGATAATATCCGTTTTGGTTTTCAAAAACTCATTGATGCGTTTTTGCGATGCTGCCGCCCTTTGGGTAATACTGGTGATCCAGCCCAAGGCTGCCACTGGCCAGGTAAGCATATTGACATACATAATAAACTCTGCCACATTACCCGCCGTAATAGAACCGTTCATTACCCCAATGCCCCCAATATATATGACCAATACACTGCTGAGCCCGATCAGACTTATAATCAAAGGGAAAAATAAAGCCTGTACCTTGGCTAACCCCAAACTCTTTTGACGGTAATCTTCGCTGGCAGCGTCAAAGTTTTTGGCCGAATCCTGCTCTCTTACAAATGCTTTGAGTACCCTGATTCCAGAAAAAGCTTCTTGCACAAAAGTAGACAAGCCCGAAAGACTTTTTTGAATTTCTTCGGAGCGTCGGTTAATAATATTATTGACATAATAAATACTGATAGACAGAAAGGGGAGGGGCAATAAAGTAAATAAGGCAAGTTTGGTGTCTACCATAAACATATAGGTGATGACCATAATACACAATGTACTTAGGTTGATGCCATACATAATGGCAGGTCCCAGATACATCCTTACCTGGCTTACATCCTCTGAGATACGCGCCATCAGATCACCCGTATTGTTTTTGCGGTAAAAGCTCAGGGGCAGAGTTTGGTAGTGCTCGTAAATCTCATTTTTAAGGTCATACTCTATATGGCGTGACATCACGATCATAGTTTGGCGCACCAAAAACAAAAAGAACCCGCGAATAAGTACCATCACCAAAATAAGTGCCCCATACAGCAATACTGTAGAGGCAAACATCCCATACATTTGAGTTTGGGCGTCGAACCCACTATACAATATATAAATGTCAATAGACTCTTTGATCAGGTCAAAGGCATGCCTTACAATTTGGGCAGGTAGAATGCTAAAAAAATTGGAGATGATTATAAAGATAGTACCTAGTATGAGGTGGTACTTATATTTAAGCAAATATTTGTTCAGATAGCTTAATTCTTTCATTCTTATACAAATGATTAATTACGAGTTGCGAATGAGCGTGAATTGCTGATAAATACGCAGTGATACCCACTCATTAGTTGTATTTGGTCAAGTAAGGGTGGGTTTTATAGTTCTTTGCCTTGCGGCAGATTGCAAGCACACCAAGTATGGTTATACATGATAAAACCAGCATCACACCCGTTAATTGAATGTTGTATGCATGCCCAACCAAGATCAAATTTAGACTTATAATCTGATATAATAAAGTAATTGGGTTGAGACTTACACTATAACCCGGTATGGCTGAGAATGGTTCATACAAAAGGCGCACGACTCTACCTGGTTTTTAATTTCATTGAACTTAGCACCGTAAAACTGCCCGATGAATCAGGGTTTAGAAATAACTTCGGTTTTTTAAAAGTACCACCCTTGCCTGCTCTGCACTTGATTTGGAGGCTGTGCGCTTTCATTAATATACATTGGTGTTTAAGGGTTCATAAACTCAGTTGTGAAGACACAAGTCAGGGCGAAAAATAGTGGGACAGCGTACAAGGTAGTCATAAGCTTTGATAAAAAAATAAAAAAAAAAGCGTCTTTTTGTTAAAAAATTCTGCCAAAGTAGTTTTTATAGATACTTGTATTTTCTTCTTTTTTTATAACTATATATAGAATTTGTTGAATAAAAATTTGGCTTTTTATCAAAAGGCTTCTCTTGACAAGCTGTTCAAATACGTCCCGATGTGTTCCCAAATGGAGCCTAAAGCCCTGTAAAGCATTACGATATAGTGGAAAGATGCCACAAAAACACTAATTTTGTCCGGTTAAAAATATATAGAAAGTACATTGTTACACAATTCAATTATTGTCATATTATGAGCGAAACAACATTTCAGGAAGGCTCAGTCTTTGGGCAGGTTGTAAAGAACGAACACGAACAAGTGGTTTTTTGCTACGATAAAGCAAGCGGACTGAAAGCCATTATTGCGGTTCACAATACTGTATTAGGACCCGCAGCTGGTGGAACCCGCATGTGGATGTATAAAAATGAAGCAGATGCATTGAATGATGTGTTGAGGCTTTCGCGTGGTATGACACTCAAAAACTCAGTGGCAGGCATTAACCTGGGAGGGGGTAAAGCTGTCATTATTGGTAACTCACGCACTGATAAATCAGAAGCGTTGTTTCGTTCTTTTGGTAAATATGTAAACAGCCTTGCCGGTAAATATATCACTGCCGAAGATGTAGGCATTGGAACGTCTGACATGGAGTATGTGGGCATGGAAACCGAGCATGTGTCTGGTTTGCCCGAAAGTATGGGAGGAGGGGGAGATCCTTCGCCTGTAACTGCTTATGGGGTATACCTTGGCATGAAAGCCAGTGCCAAAAAAGCCTATGGTTCTGACAGCCTCACGGGTAAAAAAGTATCGGTGCAAGGTGTAGGGCATGTAGGCGAGCATTTGGTAGAGCGACTTACCAACGAAAATGCTACAGTATATATATCAGATATTAACGAAGACAGCCTAAAGCAGGTCTCAGAAAAGTTTGGAGCTACTGTAGTCAACAAAGATGAAATTTATGATTTAGATGTAGATATTTACGCCCCTTGTGCCTTGGGAGCTACCATCAACAACGACACTTTGCAACGTTTGAAGTGTGACATTGTGGCGGGGGCTGCCAACAACCAACTCAGGGATGAAACAGTACATGCAAACGCCTGCAAAGACAAAAATATTATTTATGCACCCGATTTCTTGATTAACTCGGGAGGAATTATTAATGTATATTATGAGATCATCAAAAGTTACAACCGTGACCGTGCTTTTGCTCATACCGAAAAAATATACGATACTACTTTAGAGTTATTTAAAAAAGCGGAAGAAGAAAATATCAATACCCATGAAGCGGCTGTACGTATAGCCCTGAAGCGTATTGAAGATGTGGGTCGACTAAAAACGACATTTTAATTTACATAAGATAAGCAGTTAGTTTGTCATTATTGTGTATTTTTGGCAAACTAACCGCGACTCTTGAGAAAATCACCGAAATGCTGAACAGAAGATATCTAAGGATAAAAGTAATGCAGGGCTTATATGCCCTCGAACACTCCCGTAATGCCAACTACCTGCTCTCTCTTGATCTGATAGAAAAACAGTTCGATACTCGATTTAGCCAACTTGCCGAAGATGAAAAGCAAGTGGGGTGGATATTTGAAAAAAATCACCAAAGAAAGCCTGAAAACATACAAATAGGCAAAAAACTGCCTGAGAAAGTAAGGCAATTGGCATTGGATATTTTAGATGCCTACTGGAACAGCGATGAACAAGAAGCGTTGCAAGAGCAAAAGTTTGCCCCGTTGTTGCAGCAAGTACGAGCGTCGTACAAAGAAGACAACGATGCATTGACCGAAGAGAAGAAAAACATCATGGCTGTTTTTAAAGAGGTATATGAGCAAGAACAGCCCACTATTGATGTTGATGCGTCTGATGTGTCGAAAAAAACACTGGTAAAAGCCATAG is part of the Microscilla marina ATCC 23134 genome and encodes:
- a CDS encoding ABC transporter ATP-binding protein; this encodes MKELSYLNKYLLKYKYHLILGTIFIIISNFFSILPAQIVRHAFDLIKESIDIYILYSGFDAQTQMYGMFASTVLLYGALILVMVLIRGFFLFLVRQTMIVMSRHIEYDLKNEIYEHYQTLPLSFYRKNNTGDLMARISEDVSQVRMYLGPAIMYGINLSTLCIMVITYMFMVDTKLALFTLLPLPFLSISIYYVNNIINRRSEEIQKSLSGLSTFVQEAFSGIRVLKAFVREQDSAKNFDAASEDYRQKSLGLAKVQALFFPLIISLIGLSSVLVIYIGGIGVMNGSITAGNVAEFIMYVNMLTWPVAALGWITSITQRAAASQKRINEFLKTKTDIISEKNIEAELVGEISFKNVDFIYPDSGINALKKVSFDIKSGETLAILGTTGSGKSTVAALVTRMYDTHQGEVLIDGRNIKDYNIPTLRQQIGYVPQDVFLFSDSIKDNITFGTSGLTQEQVEQAAKDADLHHNILDFKHQYDTRIGERGITLSGGQKQRLSIARAIVREPKILILDDSLSAVDTKTENAILNSLKRIMKDRTSIIISHRVSSAKLADKILVLDDGVIVEQGNHEELIKQNGAYKELYDKQLQTEEGVK
- a CDS encoding Glu/Leu/Phe/Val family dehydrogenase — protein: MSETTFQEGSVFGQVVKNEHEQVVFCYDKASGLKAIIAVHNTVLGPAAGGTRMWMYKNEADALNDVLRLSRGMTLKNSVAGINLGGGKAVIIGNSRTDKSEALFRSFGKYVNSLAGKYITAEDVGIGTSDMEYVGMETEHVSGLPESMGGGGDPSPVTAYGVYLGMKASAKKAYGSDSLTGKKVSVQGVGHVGEHLVERLTNENATVYISDINEDSLKQVSEKFGATVVNKDEIYDLDVDIYAPCALGATINNDTLQRLKCDIVAGAANNQLRDETVHANACKDKNIIYAPDFLINSGGIINVYYEIIKSYNRDRAFAHTEKIYDTTLELFKKAEEENINTHEAAVRIALKRIEDVGRLKTTF